A portion of the Stella humosa genome contains these proteins:
- a CDS encoding sarcosine oxidase subunit delta: protein MHLIPCPWCGPRDEAEFNYRGDATVRRPAPDAGVDAFYDYVYTRANPRGWHTEWWHHAGGCRQFVKVVRHTMTHAIAGAGRATDEMPLPKEGRAAE from the coding sequence ATGCATCTCATCCCCTGCCCCTGGTGTGGCCCGCGCGACGAGGCGGAGTTCAACTATCGCGGCGACGCGACCGTCCGCCGGCCAGCGCCCGATGCCGGCGTCGATGCCTTCTACGACTATGTCTACACGCGGGCGAACCCGCGCGGCTGGCACACCGAATGGTGGCACCATGCGGGCGGCTGCCGCCAGTTCGTGAAGGTGGTGCGCCACACCATGACCCATGCCATCGCCGGGGCTGGCCGGGCGACCGACGAGATGCCGCTGCCTAAAGAAGGGAGGGCGGCAGAATGA
- a CDS encoding sarcosine oxidase subunit beta family protein — protein MTRYSAFSLLTKALGGHAGWGRAWRDPAPKPAYDVIIIGGGGHGLASAYYLAKVHGITNVAVLEKGPIGLGNTGRNTTIVRSNYLLPENNHFYEWSLKLWEGLEQDLNFNVMMSQRGVLNLFHSDAQRNAAARRGNSMRLIGVDAELLDREQVRAMAPMLDFDNARFPVMGGLLQRRGGTARHDAVAWGFARAADALGVDVIQHCEVTGIRREGDRVTGVETTRGPIAAAKIGMAVAGNTSRVAAMAGLNLPIESHVLQAFVTEGLKPLVDTVITFGAGHFYISQSDKGGLVFGGDLDGYNSYAQRGTLQMVEHVFAAGVAMMPCLSRLRVLRQWGGVMDMTMDGSPLICRTPLAGLYLNGGWCYGGFKATPGSGWCFAHTIANDAPHRLNATMTIERFRDGRLMDERGVGAWPWAQ, from the coding sequence ATGACGCGATATTCGGCTTTCAGCCTCCTGACCAAGGCCCTCGGCGGCCATGCCGGGTGGGGTCGTGCCTGGCGCGACCCGGCGCCCAAGCCCGCCTATGATGTCATCATCATCGGCGGCGGCGGCCATGGGCTGGCCAGCGCCTACTACCTGGCCAAGGTGCACGGCATCACCAACGTCGCCGTGCTGGAGAAGGGGCCGATCGGGCTGGGCAACACCGGCCGCAACACGACGATCGTGCGCTCCAACTACCTGCTGCCCGAGAACAACCATTTCTACGAATGGTCGCTGAAGCTCTGGGAGGGGCTGGAGCAGGACCTGAACTTCAACGTCATGATGAGCCAGCGCGGCGTCCTGAACCTCTTCCACTCCGATGCCCAGCGCAACGCGGCCGCCCGGCGCGGCAACTCGATGCGGCTGATCGGCGTCGATGCCGAGTTGCTGGACCGCGAGCAGGTGCGGGCGATGGCGCCGATGCTCGATTTCGACAATGCGCGCTTCCCCGTGATGGGCGGGCTGTTGCAGCGGCGCGGCGGCACGGCCAGGCACGATGCCGTCGCCTGGGGCTTCGCGCGCGCGGCCGACGCGCTGGGCGTCGACGTCATCCAGCATTGCGAGGTGACGGGGATCCGCCGCGAGGGCGACCGGGTGACGGGGGTGGAGACGACGCGCGGACCGATCGCCGCGGCCAAGATCGGCATGGCGGTCGCCGGCAACACCTCGCGCGTGGCGGCGATGGCCGGCCTGAACCTGCCGATCGAAAGCCACGTCCTGCAGGCCTTCGTGACCGAGGGGCTGAAGCCGCTGGTCGATACCGTGATCACCTTCGGCGCCGGGCACTTCTACATCAGCCAGTCCGACAAGGGCGGGCTCGTCTTCGGCGGCGACCTCGACGGCTACAACTCCTACGCCCAGCGCGGCACCTTGCAGATGGTGGAGCATGTCTTCGCCGCCGGCGTCGCCATGATGCCCTGCCTGTCGCGCCTGCGCGTGCTGCGCCAATGGGGCGGCGTGATGGACATGACGATGGACGGCTCGCCCCTCATCTGCCGCACGCCGCTTGCCGGGCTCTATCTCAATGGCGGCTGGTGCTATGGCGGCTTCAAGGCGACGCCCGGCTCGGGCTGGTGTTTCGCCCACACGATCGCCAACGACGCGCCCCATCGCCTCAACGCGACGATGACGATCGAACGCTTCCGCGATGGCCGCCTGATGGACGAGCGCGGCGTCGGCGCCTGGCCCTGGGCACAGTAG